From a region of the Streptomyces sp. NBC_01454 genome:
- a CDS encoding RDD family protein, with translation MSTDQPGPGPGEPPENEPFLKKPQEPPAGGAPGNSSSRENGSPRNNHANGTGGGEGAAPPPGGQQPPGGQQPPPPPGGTPPPGGGAYGGGPYAGGPYAGDPYGGQYGQPADPLAGMPPLANRGRRLVARIIDAIIIGVPVGIIMSLIVGGVNYFSTDSGQAGRQWTVSGVTMLVYLIYEGLMLSSRGQTLGKMAMKIRVAMLANGSIPTPQAGWTRAAVYSLPEIVPCCGFIFWLVNVLWCTWDKPYQQCLHDKAAKTVVVSTEPARPASA, from the coding sequence ATGAGTACCGACCAGCCCGGCCCCGGCCCCGGTGAGCCGCCGGAGAACGAGCCGTTCCTGAAGAAGCCGCAGGAGCCCCCGGCGGGCGGCGCTCCCGGCAACAGCTCGTCCCGGGAGAACGGCTCCCCGCGCAACAATCACGCCAACGGGACGGGCGGCGGCGAGGGCGCCGCACCACCCCCGGGCGGCCAGCAGCCTCCGGGCGGTCAGCAGCCCCCGCCGCCTCCCGGCGGCACCCCGCCCCCCGGTGGCGGCGCGTACGGCGGGGGGCCGTACGCAGGCGGCCCGTATGCCGGCGATCCCTACGGCGGGCAGTACGGGCAGCCGGCCGATCCGCTGGCCGGGATGCCGCCGCTGGCCAACCGCGGCCGCCGGCTCGTCGCGCGCATCATCGACGCGATCATCATCGGGGTGCCGGTGGGCATCATCATGTCCCTGATCGTCGGCGGGGTGAACTACTTCAGCACCGACAGCGGTCAGGCCGGCCGGCAGTGGACGGTCTCGGGCGTCACCATGCTGGTGTATCTGATCTATGAGGGGCTGATGCTCAGCAGTCGCGGCCAGACCCTCGGCAAGATGGCGATGAAGATCCGGGTGGCGATGCTGGCGAACGGCTCGATCCCCACCCCCCAGGCGGGCTGGACCCGGGCCGCGGTCTATTCGCTGCCGGAGATCGTGCCGTGCTGCGGCTTCATTTTCTGGCTGGTCAACGTCTTGTGGTGTACCTGGGACAAGCCGTATCAGCAGTGTCTGCACGACAAGGCGGCGAAGACCGTGGTGGTGTCCACGGAGCCGGCCCGGCCCGCGTCAGCGTGA